One Oryzias latipes chromosome 21, ASM223467v1 genomic window, AAcactatatatgtatatgttagattagattagatgacTTTAtaaatcccacaatggggaaattaatttatctgtggcagcaacaacgacattcagaaataacatcaaaaatgacattcatattaaataaataaatataaaaaaaatacagctgcgaaagtgtaaaaaacatgtgatcCACTGCAAACGTGATCCACTGCAAAAATGTGATCCACTgcaaacatgtgatcaactgtaaaaacatgtgatcaactgtaaaaacatgtgatcaattgtaaaaacatgtaaaaactttttttttttaaatacaaaaataattaagCAATAAAGTAAACCCCAAAACAACAACTGTTCAGtaacaaaaacaattgaaaacagcaacaactgcaacaaaagtaaatgaataaatgagttAAAGagagtctgatggctgtggggaggaatgacctgcggtagcactccttcttgcactgtgggtgcaacagtctcgtataaaaaaatatatatatatatatatatatatatatatatatatatatatgtacactgtattttttttttgacacaaaagatctgcagaaatgataaaatgttGTGAACTTTTGTCAATTACTATCTataatgatttttttggtttgtcgATTATGAGAGAAAGCGCCTCAGAATGACAGAAAAGCCAAACTTACTTCTCCATTGAAAAAGCAGAAGATGGTGGCCACAAGCAAACCCTGAAAAGAAAACGAGATGGCTGAAACTTGGAAATGTGTCCAAAGCTTGTTTCAGACTCAAACTAACATATtcaagcatttttaaaattgccGTCAGAATAAGTCTATACGATCAATATTTTGCCAACATACAGGCAATTGCATCTTCAGCTGCGAAGGGTCCTGCTTTCCCATTGTTCCTCTCTACAGGGTTAGGGTTGAGGCTTTGTTTGAACCTCTCCGGTCCAAACAAAGCCTCCGCAGAGGTGTCTGGCAATGTTCGGGTTTAGCTCAAAAGCTAAAGAAGGACGGCGGCATACCCATGATGGCAAAATCACCAAATCTTCCAATGCAGGACTTTAGATTTGCCTGTTTTGCCACAGGAATCAAACACAATAAGCTCTGAGAGCCCATTGATCACTCACCTGGTAGTGCATCAGTATATGCATGATGTAGTCGTAGATTTCAGAGGAGACCCGCCCACCTGGCTTGTAGGGAAGCAGGACATACTGTATCCCCAGAAGAGGGACCAGGATGAGGGTGGCCCTCACTGCCTTCATGTAGAGACTGGACTCTGCCTGGTGGGTTACCTTCAGCTTGGTGATGAGAACCCTCACAATGTTAAGCAGGAAAAAGACGTTGACCTGGTGAGAGTAAATACAGTCATCAGCTTCAAGTTTCCcctttttgtggtaaaaaagACGATGTTTACTGACACATGGTGGTGACATAATCAAGGAAAGGTATAGAAAAACATGGTATTCTAAGCTGGAAAGGATTGTAAATTTTTTGAACACATCACaagttttgcattaaaaaagcaaaattagaaaacaaaaacaaaaaacttcttCAATTGTGTTAACtatttcatctaaaaaaaagtagaaaaaaatgatgtgcTTTTAATTTGATAGTTATACAAATGTCCTTACACATTTTCTGAAATAAGGAGTATTTTAAGATCAAATGCCATCATAACTATCATCATAACTATCAAATCTATCATGATATCTATCTATCAAATCTAGCCGTTAAACCACTCAACCAGCTGTTTTGTAAGTCATTAAGCTAGGgccactttttaaatttttcaactTCTCCTGCCAACAGCACAGCTAACAGATGAAAGCGGAAAGGCTCTTGTGTTAGACAACCTTTattgttacaacaggggttatgaatctttggACACACATGGTGTATATTTGTTGGACAGGATGGGAAAGAACaggggggaagaagagagagagagagatgttaGAGAGTGGGGGATAAGAggataattattaattatttttaaaatcataaaataaaataatattatgaagcaacaagttgcaggaagtttataatcattactgtcaggtgtagatgtataacaaatctaaaaggggcagggcctgtccactcacacactcaaatgttgcaaacatacctgttggctccaaaaatctttcattcattcatcttctttaccgtttattccctttcggggtcacggggttgccggagcctatcccggccacttgggcgaaggcaagagataccctggactggtcgccagtctgtcgcagggtagaatgtcctcaatcacacatccattcgctctcacactcacacctatggacaatttagagttgccaatcaacctatgaagcatgtttttggacggtgggaggaagccggagatcccggagaaaacccacgcatacacggggagaacatgcaaactccacacagaaaggtcccccattgatgttgtgtttttcatgtcccccagccggggccttcttgctgtgaggcaagagcgctaaccactgcgccaccgtgcagccgaaatccaaaaatcttcacatacagatatgtcaacatgtacacagtaCCATTAGCGTTCACACATGCATTCAGAttaacacatgtgaaacatttcattcagttacGCAAACTATTTGAGCAAAGGTGAGTTAACATCTTTGCTCAAGTGAATGGTtatgttctgtttgggtggatgatgaagtgttaaaaaaacaaacaagcgcCACTAAGGCCACTTTATAAGCTCATTTTTAAGtgaacattttcattatttttagctTCCTGACTCATGATTTGTTGTGTTTATGAAGGAGATTCCCATTTTTTTTAGGCAACACACTTTTCAATCCTGtaatcaacaaaaaacaaggtCTAAAGGTCAAAATCtatacatgttattttttttaatgttaatgttaaatgtttaacatttaacatttatttagataGCTATAGCATAAAGAACGTGCTAAAGGGTCAACTAAACCATTTATACCACTTGTAATCACTAAATTCAATGAAGTTTTCATACTTTGTGTTGCTTTTGAACAACTATGCCGAGGCTGGTGCTTCTTCTTCtacgttgctgtcagtagcaaatgcTGAACACCTACAGTGCTCTTCAATGGCTTTTAGTGAGATAATAATTTGGGcctattttgtcttttattaaatCACAATTAAATTGCACATGACTGTAAATCGCACCCCGGGTCAAACTATACATAAAAAGGTGACTTATACtcagaaaatacggtatttctaataggcagcagtggatgcagttgatttttttccccccatcctAAGCCCTTGACTCTAAAAGTTTTAATTACAATGGGTTATAAAACTTGCTTTTTACATCAAGGTAATCCTTAATCTGTAGTTGCCATATAAGTTTTTGTTGCTAcgaaatttttattaaaaaaaaaacactgaaagttACAATCTGCTTCCTCCAAATGAAACAAATCttcacaatttttttccccaaattttAAGTcttcattctgagaaaaaaccTTTTGTGGCCAGCTTTTCTATGAAGCATGTCCCAGTGTACTGATGAGTCAATTCTTAGAAACCACACGGGTCTGGAGACCTCAGAACGGAAGATAAACTGATTTGAAAACCAACAAATTCAATCAAAGCAGCCCTGAAAAAGTGTAGGCCCCTTGCACTGCATCCGCTCAAAGACCAAAAGAGCTCCATTGGGCTCTCATTGTGCAATAAAGCAGGCCACCAtgagaaaaagggaaaacattgAAGAGAATTGCTCAATCTGAGTAATCAGCAGTTGTGATTCTGGCTGTAGGAGAGGACTGGTGTGGGATTAGAGCGGGGGTCCTCTTACCACAAGAGCGGCACATATGGGACCGTGGATGATGTAGAGCAGGGATGTTTTGGAGCTTATCCAGCAGCTGGAGAGATGAGGACAGCATTATCAAATGGTCGTATTAGGTGGATATCTCAAAAGGACAGAGCCCTTACTTGTCGTTGTAGTAGTAACTCCTAGCAATTGCGTGTATGGAAGCCGGAATAAGAGGAAATCCTGCgaggcaaaaaagaaacaaaagtttttcgtcaaaaaaaacaaacaaaaaaaactgtccctTAGTCTTATCTCCATCCCGCTCTCCTTTCGTACCCCAGCCAAGAAGATAGTACCACATCAGGTGTTGCTTCTCAGCAAACACGGCCACCACGATTAGAGTGTGCAGATAGATGCCCTCACACAGCATCCAGAAGTAATTGCAGCCAAAGAGGTACAGATGAATAAACATGGAGACTTTACAGCTTGTCTgaggaagacagaaaacaacaaacagatgCAGCAGACAGTGGCTCTACCCCACAGTGTAGCTTTTAGTCTCACTCTCAGCTTTATTCAATCTCTCTGAGTAATGAGGAGTGGAAATTCATCAAGTAAGCGATGACAAACtgtgttttaatgaaaaaacgACATGAATAAATTATCAGCAATGAGCCAGAGGACTAACTGGATTCCTCTGCACCAGCTCCTGGTTGTTGGCCACGGCAGTCAGCCAAATGATGGTGATGACAGAGTTCAGgacaaatgagaagaaaaggtttttgtgaaGGGTGATCCTTTGGCAGCTCAGGCTtctgtgagaaaaacaaaacaaaacatttacatgGCAAAAAGTACAAGCAAAGATAAGTCAAGTTGGACTTCAACTCACACATTATATTTATTCTATACACAGTGGTAACTCCACGCTTGTCATTGTCATAATATACCGAGGTAGAGACTCTTAATAATTGCATAATGCTCCTTAAATCTATCATAGGCATTgcctaaagccttagtcacatgcacccatatgggTCAACGGGTTTTGGGGTTGTCCGGGTCCATTAAGATTCGTAGACATTAGCAGCCGCATTTTAAGGGTGTGTCTTGTAGGGTGTGCCATGTACAGCTGTGTCCTGTATTTCCCTTAAAGGTTTGCACAGCCACTTTAAGGGGCATTGTTGAAAATGTagcgtaccattgtcgtgtgtgtggtaagtgtatcatgaagtattcatCAGGCTCATGGAAGTTGCTCGCACTTATGATGTATGAGCGATGCTGTCATAcagtacctttaaaaaaaagatattggaTGGAAATTTTCACGCTACGGGCTTGCCAAGCAGTCTACATCCCAGATATTTCCTCTTGGCCATCTGCGTTACCAGTACAGATTTGTCTATTTTTGACCGCCTGACAGCTCGTATTAATTTGTAAGCGCATTTGTGACTGCTGCTTTATGAGTTTCAAGGTTTTCACCTAATTATCAATTATGGGAAAAACACTCTTTCCTGATTACCTTAGCAAGCTTTTTCAATCATCATCAGGGTAGCTTATGACAGGAAACCGGATAGAGGACAACTACCAGAATAACTGTCTAAAACAGAAGTCAGAAGCAGCCAGACTCTGTGGAAATggactaaaaattaaaataaaaaaggatgtgTACTCacttaaaatggaaaaagattGCCAAAGAAATGAAGAGGGAGACAAGAGACAAGCCATGTCCAATGAGGGCCAAGTAAAAAAGGTTCATCGCAGTCTGAAACGAGACAAAACGGGTCAAATGTGGCATTTTTGACtgataaacacacattttagtctttgaatgtttttaaaaacttttgcagaacatttaacaacaaaaatgtatcctataattgattttgatttgatttaattcttaagaaaaaaaatgaataatatgaaataaatatatCCAATGACACCGTGACGGGCACTTATTATCAATTATCAACTTGCTCTTGAAAATGCACAATCATGGTACAAACAGTCAATTGAAGGTCAGTTGTAACAAcgagaaaaatacaacaaccaaaaaacaagTGACCAACCATTCTGCCTTCATTGGTGTGCTCATTGCAGCGAGTGTAGTTGGTCCATGTCCGGTTGCTCTCGGGATGCAGGAACCAGTGGCCGTTTTCAGTACAAATCTTTGTAaccatttctgcagaaacatttttttatgttatgcaataaagaaaaaaacaacacaccactaagtgtgttatttttttctttttttgtggaccttttaaattatcaaaataaaaggcaaagcaacaacttggggaaaaaaagctttttaatacTGATCTGTCACTTCTGCAAAAGTTCGTATTTCAAAATGTTGATTCAGTCTTTTTGCCAATCAGGTAGACAGTCATAGAAACACAGACACAGGTCGGTCAGCAATGTTGTCTAATGGATTGAGACCTTTATGTTTAGGTACAGTTTtagatttcttaaaaaataataaaaagtaaagaatttaaaaaaccttacaaaaataattaaggGTTCTTTCACACAAATTTATAGGTACATTATATTTTgccaattgttttttatttctgagaTATGCATTAAAAAGTCAGATCAGGGAAGGCATTTGCAGGTAAAATCTTCATCACCATACaattttactatatttaaagAGCTCAGACTTAGCCAAACCCAAGTCCGGACCTGATGTGTTTTTTACTAACAGATCTCACCCGATGGATCAAAATCCTGGAAGTAATCAGGGCAGTGCTGCTCTGAAGTGACCCCTGCAGCCGTGTCATCCCAGCACAACCAGCCATCCCAAGTTCGATTACACATGGCCTCTATTCCGCAGAGAAATAACACCATTAGTCatatatttatctattttctGAACATACGTTTTTCTTGTTTGGGGTCGCTGAAGCCGATCCAGCTACTAAAGGGCAAAGGTGGGGTGCACCCTGGAGACTTTACCATTCCATTGCAGTGCGATGCAGTCATTTAAATGAAGGGTTaaactttctttcaaaaatgaaatagGCTTTTTAGAATTAATGATCTGGCAAATATTGAAATTTACACCTCCACTGATACTCATACAAGAAACGTTTAACCTCCAGAagtaaaaacaacccaaaaaaaccCTCACAAATCTAGACAAACGACCTTGTCTGCTGTGagtattttctttcattatctTCTGGTAGCACTCAAACTGCGCGGTCACTATCTTGTTCCTGGTAACCCCAATGTCGTGGTAAACATTTGTTGGCTGGTGCTGACTTTCATTGACATCAGGGCTTGgcttcacctgcagacaaaaaggAAGGGAGGTCTATTTTTATAAGgaatgtgtaaaaatgtaaactaaaaacatacataattacatacatacatacatacatataataCATACATATAGTGCCTTGCAAGGGTGTTCGGTCCCCTTGAACTTTTCTACCTTTTGTCACATTTCATGCTTCAAACATAAAGAATAACAATAAcagataaaaactaaaatattgggtgtgcaaaattattcagcccctttactttcagtgcagcaaactctctccagatgttcagtgaggatctctgaatgatccaacGTTGACCTAAATGACTAATGATGATAAATAGAATCCACCTGTATGTAATCAAGTCTGAGTATAAATACACCTGCTCTGTGATAGTCTCAGAGATCCGTTCAAAGcgcagagagcatcatgaagaacaaCGAACACACCAGGCAGGTGCGAGGTACTGTTGTGGAGATGTTTAAAGCCGGTCTCTGGTGATCCCTTTCAGGTGTGGTGAAGGAAAAGGGTGGCATCTGATCGGACCAGAttgatggaggcagcctttaaaagtCAGAGTGGACCTCCAGTCCTTTAGAAGGGAACTCTGCTGTAACCCATAACCCGTAATCCGGGATGGAGAAATAGTTCAGGGTTGTGAAACATTTGACACACCAAAACTAGTGACATCTATTGACCAGACTACAAAAttacatcagaatggaacaaaaaagaccaggggggtattccaggaagcatgtttaaactaccctgactttaagcctgaactctggctgaaatccgcctgaactttcttactcggggtatgtcggttccaaaagaccggatatgagttggcgtaattacgctcgacttggtaaccctgggttaatgcacgtgcatgtcgagtacataaagacattctcaatagatcgccgatttccggagtcaccatggaaacgcgtggagaaaaaaaaaaagtgctacaCTTCAGTGAcacggagtctgagattaatgccggcgtatgaagattatacgccgatcaaaaaagtaatacggccaCAACATCTCTACACCTCTTCCACTTCCCACTTCTGGTAACATGTGAAAATGAACATCAATTCTTTCCATTTAGCtgtgtttttcatatttaaaatattaaattctTGGCACATAAATGGCTTTTATTTTCGTCTTTTTTAGGAGAATAATAATTACTAAATTAATCATCAGTTCTTGGTGATGTTGGACCTGGGTTTGATTGAAATGTGAATCTCTACCATTGTTGGACTGCTCAGAAGTACAAGAGCCACCATCCAGTTCCATCCAAAGCGATCCAGCTTCCACTCAGCCATGTTGGGGTTGGGGGGGTTGAGACGACAATTTCCCAGCTGCCGATCTGAAATGGAAAACAAGCCACTAAGATCCagagataaaaaaacacatcacagttttttaactgttgtatGGAGCAACGGCAAGACAGTGTGACACTTCGGTTCTGTCCACTTAGCGTTTGGGCAGTCTGGAAGGAAACGCTCTCATGATTTACTAAGAATTTAAAAGATTTGTCAGAATACGGACAAGCAAGCACCCTCGTCGCGGTGTCTTGACAGCCATGGGAGTCTAGCTCCTTTCCTGTTGCttactctttttctttttctggagcTTTTACACTGTCTGACAGGCGCATTAAACATTGGGTGTGTGAACATGTTCCGCTTTgaaaaggcggtgcctcagcaGAGCATGACCCCAGAGTGCAGTTTGGGGTCAAGCGAAAGATCACTGCAGAACTCTCATACCCATATTTGGAACAGAAAACCACTCGACTACTTGAGATGTTTTCATCCCACTACACAACCTTTTCCaaagttttatattttacattttgttgcttttataacttcaatttttacaaatatattacAGAAAAGAGTAAGAACTTCCAACtggcattaaaaaaaggttggcACTGTTACAATGTTTCATACAAGGATTTGTCTCTTTAAGACAGCTGGGCTATCTATAAGAAATGAACACACAATTGTGAACAAAGGATCCAAAGTGCAACATAACTCATAATGTCAGGGCTCCCATTCGCATGTGAAATAAATATGGTGTTGCATTAATGTATGTAACTGGGTTGTCCCTTTAATGGGGAATGTGAAAAGTCTTCTGAGCTCAGGGAACTGCACCaactaaaaaccaacaaaacaggaaggagCCCAAAGCGAAAGGATAGCTGAGAGAACCACGTCCAGAGAACATTCACCAACAGGCACTTAACCAAAAAGCCAAATGAATTCCGTAAAGACAATTGCATCTTTGGTGAtcaatggttttattttgaagctttCTCctctttcaaattaaatattaaaaatgagaGTGCAGAACTCCTGACTTCcacatatataataaaaaaaatagctcaTGTTTATTTGAAAAGCGAACAGCGTTTTCAGTTGCAGAGCTACAGGAAAACGCATCAGTGGAGAGAAAACCAATGGATGAAGtgtttttcagattaaaatagaaaatgttttaaaatcatGCTGGTTTTCTTACCATAAATCAGATAATATTCAATTTATGTGTTAATGCGACATTAAAGCCTTTTCATAAATACATGTATGGTaattagggaaaaaaaacaatgaagcatTTTCTGTTTATGATCATAtgctgtatctgagaactggactgagtgactcctcccccctcttgttccaaacaggaagtagttgctggctccaagaagccaaaatcataTAGACTTTaagagagaaataaacagcttttactctgtcattctatttgtcagaataaccatttttgctctgcCATCTTTTCTTAACACGTTCTtgctaattttcatttttttctgtagttcacgTTATTCACGCTATGAACTGGCCAATCGATGTCTATAAGTGTGTGATCTTACATTCAACATATATTGACTAATTCTCCTGAGTCTTTTTTTAAGAGGTAGGGGTgaggacttccaacaagctcattctTGATTgacgagagtggttgccattaAAACAGTGACTCAGACGGATTTGGACCAATAAGCGCTAACTGATgttatctggctccaacatggcagcgtccatatcacaaaaaaatggcaactgaattgacttcattttgttgaagtTGAATATCAGTCATTTACTATgcgtgacatcacactcacttggttcagttctcttatacagtcaatgtttatGCTATTTGTATTCTTGGACCACAGAGGCAAACCAATGAGAATCATGCGGGGGTTTGCAGAAGTCACACATCAAAGAGTTGACCACATTCATTCTCGGCGTAGCTCTGTCCACAGACTGGTCCTGAGTAGGCATGCacaattaatttaaaatttctTGATATCCCGAAATCAGTTTGTGCAATACGCGTATCGCAATTaccttaaatgtttacaaacATGGATAGACAGAGAaaccatttgatttttttttttttaaagcgcaAGCATTGGATAATGGTTCTTCGGTGACATACAGGTTCTTACCTGTCTCCTATTCAGATAACTTGCAGTATAATTTATGTTGAcgtacatttaaataaaactgctgcagtgaaatgaaaatgatgtaataagtgttttttgttttgctaattcTTCATGTATCACCAGTCATATCATCAttacaatattgatcactaatatcgcacaacgcaagttttcctcaaatCATGCAGCTCTATTTCTGAGGTCTGTTCAGAGTTTTCACGAGAATCTCactgaggagcaggaggaggagcttacTGAAAGCTGGACTGTAAAACATTATGGTGATCTGCAAATTCGAAACAGCCAAGGAGGTCAGCTGCTGTGTTCATACttttctctgcagcagctgtaTTTTATACAGAAACCAAACTGCTAGATGATCAAAGTCATTGGCGATGGAACTTTAGTTTGTTCataatttaacctttttttaatgaaaggcATTATCTGAAAGGGGGTTGATAGCATTATGTGACAAAGCAGATAATGacaaaagaaggagaaaaaaaaaggatcagtgGACTCCTGTCGAGCTCTTTCAGAGCCCTGGAGCCAGAATGAGAAATGTCTCTAGTTTTATTTAGATGCTGCATAATCCAGACAGTTTAAAAATCATACAAAAACAAGTACCAGTACATTATAGCAAAATACGGTAAATTCCTATTTTATACCAGAGATGGGTTTTTCATTTATACTTCTAAAACAGATTgacataattattttatttttggaaaaatgcaAAGTTAATGTTTCACTAATTCactgtgattaaaaaataagcCAAACTTTTATTGACATAGCCTTAAAGTGAGCAACTTTCTAACAGAGCGGTCTACTATCTTAAAATTCAGTGCATTCCCTGGACCGGATTGCCCATACCCCCACAGCTGGCccccacccataagggcagttgcaACTAAGGCAACTAAGGCACTTACACTTCTGTAGTTAAAAATATTACATGTTGAAGAATTACTTTACCAGAAAAAGTTGTGAAAGTATCCACCAGAAAAGCCAGTGAGTAGCCACTGTTGTTGAAGTACTTAGTTGAGTAAACATAGCACAAGAAATAACATGAAACACAACATCTGCCAGCATGCAGGCATTTACCCAGGACATCGGCACATCTGCTGT contains:
- the calcrl gene encoding calcitonin gene-related peptide type 1 receptor yields the protein MAEWKLDRFGWNWMVALVLLSSPTMVKPSPDVNESQHQPTNVYHDIGVTRNKIVTAQFECYQKIMKENTHSRQEAMCNRTWDGWLCWDDTAAGVTSEQHCPDYFQDFDPSEMVTKICTENGHWFLHPESNRTWTNYTRCNEHTNEGRMTAMNLFYLALIGHGLSLVSLFISLAIFFHFKSLSCQRITLHKNLFFSFVLNSVITIIWLTAVANNQELVQRNPTSCKVSMFIHLYLFGCNYFWMLCEGIYLHTLIVVAVFAEKQHLMWYYLLGWGFPLIPASIHAIARSYYYNDNCWISSKTSLLYIIHGPICAALVVNVFFLLNIVRVLITKLKVTHQAESSLYMKAVRATLILVPLLGIQYVLLPYKPGGRVSSEIYDYIMHILMHYQGLLVATIFCFFNGEVQAVLRRHWNQYNIQFGSSIGNHSDALRSASYTASSITEVQGCYSIDGHTEHMNGKSCHDTEHASMLKSDSPFA